One Mercurialis annua linkage group LG3, ddMerAnnu1.2, whole genome shotgun sequence DNA window includes the following coding sequences:
- the LOC126672229 gene encoding F-box protein At3g07870-like — protein MNVIHIIGTCNGLVCLYNYFFDDPLYIYNPFTIEYIELPRLDVSPNSVCRVVFGFGFCRKVNEYKVVKILYYKQANNDFVGGAPEAIVLSTKTPTWRKIGKISYDLTGPTSEALVDGKLHWLTFDIVHEDVKYREIISFDLETDQFQVVPRPSCGGLNRINYHLLTVRGCLSAVVSCNGGSNEIWVMKEYNVRTSWRKEMIITSYVPQGLRLNMAPPARRKKNGYLGRRFRVLCVLKNGELLLLYQCRCIVSYNPDTGEFKDVNFQGLPLEFLAFVHVGSLISTNRISGVQNPSQAE, from the coding sequence ATGAACGTGATACATATCATAGGAACTTGTAATGGATTGGTATGTCTATACAATTACTTTTTTGATGATCCACTTTACATATACAATCCTTTCACTATTGAGTATATAGAGTTGCCAAGATTGGATGTATCTCCAAATTCAGTCTGCAGAGTGGTTTTCGGGTTTGGATTCTGCCGAAAAGTAAATGAATATAAAGTGGTAAAAATACTTTACTACAAGCAAGCAAACAATGATTTTGTTGGTGGTGCACCAGAGGCTATTGTGCTTAGTACTAAAACTCCTACATGGAGAAAAATTGGTAAAATTAGTTATGATCTTACAGGTCCAACATCAGAGGCATTAGTGGATGGAAAACTTCATTGGCTGACATTTGATATTGTGCATGAAGATGTGAAATACAGAGAGATTATTTCGTTCGACTTAGAAACCGATCAATTCCAAGTTGTTCCGAGACCAAGTTGTGGAGGATTGAATCGGATCAATTATCATCTTTTGACAGTACGAGGTTGTCTTTCTGCAGTCGTTTCGTGTAACGGAGGATCGAATGAGATATGGGTGATGAAGGAATATAATGTGAGGACATCTTGGAGAAAGGAGATGATCATTACAAGTTATGTGCCTCAAGGTTTGAGATTGAACATGGCTCCTCCGGCTCGAAGAAAGAAGAACGGTTATTTAGGAAGGCGATTTCGAGTTTTATGTGTTTTGAAGAATGGGGAATTGTTGTTGCTGTATCAGTGCAGATGCATTGTGTCCTACAATCCAGATACTGGAGAGTTCAAGGATGTGAATTTTCAGGGACTTCCACTTGAATTCCTAGCATTTGTTCATGTAGGCAGCCTCATTTCAACCAACAGAATTAGTGGTGTGCAAAATCCGAGCCAAGCCGAATAA